A region of Deinococcus rubellus DNA encodes the following proteins:
- a CDS encoding GNAT family N-acetyltransferase yields MTVRYTVGEVPDLAAYQMLCAAAWHGPGPASLKRLDHSLTWICAYDSARLVGFVNVAWDGGIHAFLLDPTVHPDWQRRGLGRELVRRAAEEARERGMHWLHVDFEPHLTSFYRACGFRATEAGLMRLA; encoded by the coding sequence GTGACTGTCCGCTACACCGTCGGTGAGGTGCCCGACCTCGCCGCTTACCAGATGCTCTGTGCGGCAGCGTGGCATGGGCCGGGGCCAGCAAGCTTGAAGCGTCTGGACCATAGCCTGACCTGGATCTGCGCCTATGATTCAGCCCGACTCGTCGGTTTCGTCAACGTGGCCTGGGACGGCGGCATTCACGCTTTTCTGCTTGATCCCACCGTTCATCCTGACTGGCAGCGCCGGGGCCTGGGCCGTGAGCTGGTGCGCCGCGCCGCTGAAGAGGCCCGTGAACGCGGAATGCACTGGTTGCACGTGGACTTTGAGCCGCACCTGACCAGTTTTTACCGCGCCTGCGGCTTCCGGGCGACGGAGGCGGGACTCATGCGGCTGGCTTGA
- a CDS encoding YkgJ family cysteine cluster protein, with amino-acid sequence MTASNALLETVKAAYARYEQEAGEFLHEYTAAGNQVYCGAGCFGCCNMPIRLSLAEAALVASVLTPEEARKVERHARKVLHNARTAPDEDEYVRRHRLKVGYCPLLGADGACTRYEVRPTRCRDTFSAMSAVYCQEGTWEGMTKPERREYQREVRRTPGTDGETHFIAPLEALSEPVWERCSRAMRREWNLEAWGDFWVLTTLAARPAFMAAIARGDKGAALREARQAGLEHPELIEFA; translated from the coding sequence ATGACCGCGTCTAACGCCCTGCTCGAAACCGTCAAAGCCGCCTACGCCCGCTACGAGCAGGAGGCCGGAGAGTTTCTGCACGAGTACACGGCGGCAGGAAACCAGGTCTACTGCGGGGCCGGGTGCTTCGGCTGCTGCAACATGCCGATTCGCCTCTCGCTGGCCGAGGCCGCGCTGGTTGCCAGCGTGCTGACGCCGGAGGAGGCACGCAAGGTGGAGAGGCACGCCCGCAAGGTGCTACACAACGCCCGAACCGCCCCGGACGAGGACGAGTACGTGCGCCGCCACCGCCTCAAGGTGGGGTACTGCCCCCTGCTCGGCGCAGACGGGGCCTGCACCCGCTACGAGGTCCGCCCCACCCGCTGCCGCGACACCTTCAGCGCCATGAGCGCGGTGTACTGCCAGGAAGGCACCTGGGAAGGGATGACCAAGCCTGAGCGCCGCGAGTATCAGCGTGAGGTGCGCCGCACCCCCGGCACCGACGGCGAGACGCACTTCATCGCCCCGCTGGAAGCGCTCAGCGAGCCGGTCTGGGAACGGTGCAGCCGCGCCATGCGCCGGGAGTGGAACCTGGAAGCCTGGGGCGACTTCTGGGTGCTGACGACCCTGGCGGCGCGTCCGGCCTTCATGGCAGCCATTGCGCGGGGCGACAAGGGCGCGGCCCTGAGGGAAGCGCGGCAGGCCGGACTGGAACACCCCGAATTGATTGAGTTCGCCTAG
- a CDS encoding phospholipase produces MQKYVAVLAVSLLLAACSQQPKPHAASFSGYAERPELQDPQSQAILQRYGDDPGLLEALREAYNEVPRQLSLPAVPALTGLDLSSDRLSYIKSVGWGNVPNYDRQYANQGSVNAVYPGLDWSRDGCSAPTGLGLGYTGDFRPACNVHDFGYRNLKVYQRTDANRKTTDEAFYTNMKTICNAKPWYKEPPCYAAAYAYYQAVRVGGGDSF; encoded by the coding sequence ATGCAAAAGTACGTTGCCGTTCTCGCCGTCAGCCTGCTGCTCGCCGCGTGCAGCCAACAGCCCAAGCCGCATGCCGCCTCGTTCTCTGGCTATGCTGAACGCCCCGAGTTGCAAGACCCGCAGAGCCAGGCCATCTTGCAGCGCTACGGCGACGATCCGGGCCTGCTGGAAGCGCTGCGTGAGGCGTACAACGAGGTGCCGCGCCAGCTCAGTTTGCCCGCCGTGCCCGCCCTGACCGGACTTGACCTGTCTTCGGACCGCCTGAGCTACATCAAGTCGGTGGGCTGGGGTAATGTGCCCAACTACGACCGTCAGTATGCCAACCAGGGCAGCGTCAACGCCGTGTATCCGGGCCTGGACTGGAGCCGTGACGGTTGCTCCGCCCCGACCGGATTGGGACTGGGCTACACCGGAGATTTCCGGCCAGCCTGCAACGTTCACGATTTCGGCTACCGCAATCTCAAGGTCTATCAGCGCACCGACGCCAACCGCAAAACCACTGACGAGGCGTTTTACACCAACATGAAAACCATCTGCAATGCCAAGCCCTGGTACAAGGAGCCGCCGTGCTACGCTGCTGCTTACGCTTACTACCAGGCCGTGCGGGTCGGTGGGGGAGACAGCTTCTAG
- a CDS encoding electron transfer flavoprotein subunit alpha/FixB family protein has translation MILIVAEYLDGKLAKSTLEMVTAARETGREGPVTILVLGQNVAGVATEAAAFADQVLVADSASLAQYNAETWAAAAAQIAQEGEAHTVIIGGSRSGREYAPRVAVKLDAPYLEDVISLSGSGTGLKAQRYTYLARVTETVEAGGPVIVVSAKPGLFAAAAPAAQPGEQYDVDLELPTSRVTVTGRNVEKSSRVALAEADIIVTGGRGVGNAENFSKYVEPLADNLGAGVGATRAVVDAGWRPYAEQVGQTGKTVQPGAYIALGVSGAVQHLSGMGKSKYIVAINKDAEAPIFKVADYGIVGDVNEIVPALIEASKR, from the coding sequence ATGATTCTGATCGTTGCGGAATATTTGGACGGCAAACTCGCCAAGTCCACCTTGGAAATGGTCACGGCGGCGCGGGAGACAGGCAGGGAAGGCCCGGTGACCATCCTGGTGCTGGGTCAGAATGTGGCGGGCGTGGCGACTGAGGCCGCCGCCTTCGCCGATCAGGTGCTGGTGGCCGACAGTGCCAGCCTGGCGCAGTACAACGCTGAAACGTGGGCTGCCGCTGCTGCCCAGATCGCCCAGGAGGGCGAAGCCCACACCGTCATCATTGGTGGCAGCCGCTCCGGGCGCGAGTACGCCCCGCGCGTGGCCGTCAAGCTCGACGCACCGTATCTGGAAGACGTAATCTCGCTCAGCGGTAGCGGCACAGGTCTCAAGGCGCAGCGCTACACCTACCTGGCCCGCGTCACCGAGACGGTGGAGGCCGGGGGGCCCGTCATCGTGGTGAGTGCCAAGCCCGGCTTGTTCGCCGCTGCCGCGCCTGCTGCCCAGCCGGGCGAGCAGTACGACGTGGATCTGGAATTGCCGACAAGCCGAGTGACCGTGACCGGCAGAAACGTGGAGAAGTCGAGCCGCGTGGCGCTGGCCGAGGCCGACATCATCGTGACCGGCGGGCGTGGGGTGGGCAACGCTGAGAATTTCAGCAAGTACGTGGAGCCGCTGGCCGACAACCTCGGTGCGGGCGTGGGCGCGACGCGGGCCGTTGTGGACGCAGGCTGGCGGCCCTACGCTGAGCAGGTGGGCCAGACCGGCAAGACCGTGCAGCCGGGAGCCTACATCGCGCTGGGCGTCTCGGGCGCGGTGCAGCACCTGTCGGGCATGGGCAAGAGCAAGTACATCGTGGCGATCAACAAGGACGCCGAAGCGCCGATCTTCAAGGTGGCCGACTACGGCATTGTGGGCGACGTGAACGAGATCGTGCCCGCATTGATCGAGGCCAGCAAGCGCTGA
- a CDS encoding pyridoxamine 5'-phosphate oxidase family protein, with translation MPTKTLSELSKSMQKIDIAMLSTYSGGGEIAGRPMSNNGEVEYDGTSYYFTYDQSRTVSDIQGHSKVALAFQGEKSFQVAVEGEASLIRDTAAMKDHWTPDLDRWFKDGLDTEGLVMIQVDATRIHYWDGEDNGEVKR, from the coding sequence ATGCCCACCAAGACCTTGTCGGAACTGTCCAAGTCCATGCAAAAGATTGACATCGCGATGCTCTCGACCTACAGCGGGGGCGGCGAGATCGCCGGGCGGCCCATGAGCAACAACGGCGAGGTGGAGTACGACGGCACCTCGTATTACTTTACCTACGACCAATCGCGCACCGTCTCAGATATTCAGGGCCATTCCAAAGTCGCCCTCGCCTTTCAGGGCGAGAAGTCGTTTCAGGTCGCGGTGGAAGGCGAAGCTTCGCTCATCCGCGACACGGCGGCGATGAAAGACCACTGGACGCCCGATCTGGACCGCTGGTTCAAGGACGGCCTCGACACCGAGGGCTTGGTGATGATTCAGGTCGATGCCACCCGCATTCACTACTGGGACGGTGAGGACAACGGCGAGGTGAAACGCTGA
- a CDS encoding electron transfer flavoprotein subunit beta/FixA family protein encodes MKILTLIRQVPDAEARVRLSGNAVDLDGTTVVMDGMDEYGVEEALRLRESGAGVDEIIALAVGPKRNEDALRTALAMGADRAVHVETDERLDAVSLSKVVAQLAQAENAELILVGGQEADWDSQALGAATAERLGWPQLTWTNELKLEGDKLTGRHDVDEGNESFEATLPAVVTTQQGLNEPRYPTLPNIMKAKKKELRKDDLASYSAQPKVKFVGAEIQTRARLNKIIDGKDPQAAAAQLLDLLRNEAKVIK; translated from the coding sequence ATGAAGATTCTGACCTTAATCCGGCAGGTGCCGGACGCCGAGGCCCGCGTGCGGTTGAGCGGCAACGCCGTAGACCTGGACGGCACCACCGTCGTCATGGACGGCATGGACGAGTACGGCGTGGAGGAAGCCTTGCGGCTGCGCGAGAGCGGCGCGGGCGTGGACGAGATTATCGCGCTGGCGGTTGGCCCCAAGCGCAACGAGGACGCCCTCAGAACGGCGCTGGCGATGGGCGCAGACCGCGCCGTGCACGTGGAAACCGACGAGCGTCTCGACGCCGTGTCGCTGAGCAAGGTGGTGGCCCAGCTCGCCCAGGCCGAGAACGCCGAGCTGATTCTGGTGGGCGGACAGGAAGCCGACTGGGATTCGCAGGCGCTGGGAGCCGCCACCGCCGAGCGATTGGGCTGGCCCCAACTGACCTGGACCAACGAACTCAAGCTGGAAGGCGACAAGCTCACGGGCCGCCACGATGTGGACGAGGGCAACGAGAGCTTCGAGGCGACCCTGCCTGCCGTCGTGACCACCCAGCAGGGCCTCAACGAGCCGCGTTACCCGACCCTGCCCAACATCATGAAGGCCAAGAAAAAAGAGCTGCGCAAGGACGATCTGGCGAGTTACAGCGCGCAGCCCAAAGTCAAATTCGTCGGCGCGGAAATCCAGACCCGCGCCCGCCTGAATAAGATCATCGACGGCAAAGACCCGCAGGCGGCGGCAGCGCAACTGCTCGACCTGCTCAGAAACGAAGCGAAGGTGATCAAATGA
- a CDS encoding antibiotic biosynthesis monooxygenase family protein: protein MITVMNRIAVKPEYADQFEARFHDRARLVDEMPGFVSNQVLRPVNPEEPYIVLTLWNSREEFEAWTHSDAFIQGHARSGSLPREAFSGPNKLEIHEVIQDSSRPDLKPEPRGEAFQPH from the coding sequence ATGATCACCGTCATGAACCGGATTGCCGTCAAGCCCGAATACGCCGATCAATTTGAAGCCCGCTTCCATGACCGCGCCCGCCTGGTCGACGAGATGCCGGGCTTCGTCAGCAACCAGGTGCTGCGGCCCGTCAACCCCGAGGAGCCGTACATCGTGCTGACGCTCTGGAACAGCCGCGAGGAATTTGAAGCGTGGACGCATTCCGACGCCTTCATTCAGGGCCACGCCCGCTCCGGTTCGCTGCCCAGAGAAGCGTTCAGCGGCCCCAACAAACTGGAAATTCACGAGGTCATTCAGGATTCCAGCCGCCCCGACCTGAAACCGGAGCCGCGCGGCGAAGCCTTCCAGCCTCACTGA
- a CDS encoding hydroxyacid-oxoacid transhydrogenase — protein sequence MTNQTQETVFTMEATPVKFGRGAAQEAGWEAARLGMRRVLLITDPQVARLDIVGNVAAQLRAAGLEVSVFDRSRVEPTLESLQEAVAFARAYNPDGFVSLGGGSSIDTAKVANLLLTHGGEILEYVNPPIGTGRKPAGPLLPHLAIPTTAGSGSEATTVAVLDLPELKVKTGISHRYLRPSQAIVDPELTRSAPAAVIASAGLDVVCHAAESYLSRPFDTRPKPATPDERPPYQGSNPVADVWSSQALRYGGQYLRRAVADADDLEARGMMMLAATMAGVGFGSAGVHIPHSCAYPIAGLKHEYQAEGYPSPFIPHGFSVIVTAPAAFRFTYGAMPERHLQVAEWLTGGPIQDPGPDSLPDALIALMRDLNAPSGLGELGYTEQDLPELVAGAVKQQRLLAVAPKAVTDAELEGILRASFRNW from the coding sequence ATGACCAATCAGACGCAGGAAACCGTCTTCACGATGGAGGCCACCCCGGTCAAGTTCGGGCGCGGCGCGGCGCAGGAAGCAGGCTGGGAAGCGGCGCGGCTGGGGATGCGGCGGGTGCTGCTCATCACCGACCCCCAGGTGGCGCGGCTCGACATCGTGGGCAACGTGGCGGCGCAGCTCAGGGCGGCTGGCCTGGAGGTCAGCGTGTTTGACCGCAGCCGCGTGGAACCCACCCTGGAGTCGTTGCAGGAGGCGGTGGCCTTCGCCCGCGCTTACAACCCCGACGGCTTCGTGTCGCTGGGCGGCGGCAGCAGCATCGACACCGCCAAGGTCGCCAATCTGCTGCTGACCCACGGCGGCGAGATTCTGGAGTATGTGAATCCACCGATTGGAACGGGGCGCAAGCCTGCTGGCCCCCTGTTGCCCCACCTCGCCATCCCGACCACAGCGGGCAGCGGCTCGGAGGCGACCACCGTCGCGGTGCTGGATTTGCCGGAACTGAAGGTCAAAACCGGCATCTCGCACCGCTACCTGCGGCCCTCTCAGGCCATCGTCGACCCGGAGCTGACCCGCAGCGCCCCCGCCGCCGTCATCGCCTCGGCAGGACTGGACGTGGTGTGCCACGCCGCCGAGAGCTATCTCAGCCGCCCGTTTGACACCCGCCCAAAGCCCGCCACGCCGGACGAGCGCCCGCCCTACCAGGGCAGCAACCCGGTGGCCGACGTGTGGAGTAGCCAGGCACTCCGGTACGGCGGTCAGTATTTGCGGCGGGCGGTGGCGGACGCGGACGACCTGGAAGCGCGGGGCATGATGATGCTGGCGGCGACGATGGCGGGTGTGGGCTTCGGCTCGGCGGGCGTGCATATTCCGCACTCGTGCGCTTACCCCATCGCAGGCCTCAAGCACGAGTACCAGGCCGAGGGCTATCCCAGCCCGTTTATTCCGCACGGCTTCTCGGTGATCGTCACCGCGCCCGCTGCCTTTCGGTTCACTTACGGGGCCATGCCGGAGCGCCACTTGCAGGTGGCAGAATGGCTGACCGGCGGGCCGATTCAAGACCCCGGCCCGGACAGTTTGCCCGACGCCCTGATTGCCCTCATGCGTGACCTGAATGCGCCCAGCGGACTGGGCGAGCTGGGCTACACCGAACAGGATTTACCCGAACTGGTGGCCGGAGCCGTGAAGCAGCAGCGCCTGCTGGCGGTGGCCCCAAAAGCAGTGACGGACGCGGAATTGGAAGGGATTTTGCGGGCGAGCTTCCGCAACTGGTGA